The following DNA comes from Mucilaginibacter jinjuensis.
AAAACAAAGAAAAGTATGCAATCCGATCCGAATCATAAATTGGTGATATATCAGCTGCTACCGCGGCTGTTTGGCAATGCCAAAACTGTAAACAAGTTTTACGGCTCTATCGAAGAAAATGGCGTTGGCAAGTTTAACGACATTACCGATGCCGGTTTACAGGAGCTCAAAAAAATGGGCTTTACCCACGTTTGGTATACCGGCGTAATTGAGCATGCCACCATGACCGACTATTCGGCTTATGGCATTCACCCTGATGATCCGGATGTGGTGAAAGGGCGTGCTGGCTCTCCTTACGCGGTTAAAGATTATTACGATGTTGATCCCGATCTGGCCGTCGATGTCAAAAACCGCATGGCCGAATACGAAGCATTGATTAAACGTACCCACACCAACGGCATGCAGGTGCTGATGGATTTTATCCCCAACCACGTTGCCCGTACCTACCACTCGGATGTAATGCCGGCTGGGGTTCGCAATTTTGGTGAGGATGATGACAAAACCAAAAGCTTCGATCCGAAAAATGATTTCTATTATATCCCTGGTCAGCCATTTAAGGTTCCAGGGGGATATAACCCGGGTGGAGATGATTTCCATAGTTCACTGAAAGACGGCCACTTTGATGAAAACCCTGCCAAAGCAACCGGTAACGATGCTTTTACAGCTAGCCCATCTATTGATGACTGGTTCGAAACCCTGAAACTAAACTACGGTGTCGACTATGCCAATAACCGCACCGGGCACTTCGACCCTATTCCACCGGTATGGCAAAAAATGTACGACATCCTTAACTTCTGGAGTAACAAAGGCATCGACGGTTTCCGTTGCGATATGGTGGAGATGGTGCCTGTTGAGTTTTGGGCATGGGTGATCCCGAAGTTAAAGGAAACACATCCTAATCTCATTTTCATCGGCGAAGCCTACAATAAAAACGAATATGGACATTACTTATTTAAGGGACATTTTGATTATCTATATGATAAGGTGGGCTTATACGATGCCATTAAAAGATTAGTGCGTAACGAAGGTAATGCCACCACCTGGGACATAAACGCTGTTTGGAACCACGATTGCAAAGGCATGGACGCGCACATGATCCGCTTTATGGAAAACCATGATGAGCAGCGCATTGCTTCTAATGATTTTGCAGGCAACCCTTGGCTAGCCGTTCCGGGGATGATTGTTACGGCCACACTAAACACCGGCCCGGTAATGATCTACTTCGGTCAGGAAGTTGGCGAACCAGCCACCACTGCCGAAGGTTTTAGCGGAGCAGATGGCCGCAGCAGTATCTTCGATTACTGGGGTGTACCCGAGCATCAAAAATGGCTGAACAACGGCAAATTTGATGGCGGACAGTTATCAGAAGATCAGAAAAACCTCCGCAACTTCTACAGTAAATTATTAAACACCGTTAAAGATAACGAAGCGCTAAGCAGCGGCAAGTTTTACGAATTAATGATCGCGAATGAACACAACACAGGGTTCAATACGCGCGTATATATGTACTTGCGCTACACCGATAAGCAAAAGGTGTTGGTAATAAGCAACTTTAACCGTAATGAGCAGCATTTAAATGTGAAACTGCCAGCCGATTTACTGCAGCAGTTACATGTAAGCGGGGCTGTAAATTTCACCGATTTGTTGAATGGCACCTCTTACAGAGCTAACGATATTAATAATGGATTGGATATCACGTTACCGGCAAGCAGTGGAGTGATGTTGAAGTTTTGAGGATTTACCCCAACCCGTCATTGCGAGGAACGAAGCAATCGCGAACTGTACAGAGCGGCTCTGTAGGCCGGGGATTGCTTCGTTCCTCGCAATGACGCGTGAAGAGAAGAGAGAAAAAAGAAGAAGAAACAAAGTTCACCCGTTCCCAACCAATGAACGATTGAACTAATGAACCAGTGAACCAATAAAATAAACCCTGATTAAATGAGTAAACCCGCTATAGCCCAAAAACCTAAATTAAGTTTTTGGCAGATCTGGAACATGAGCTTCGGCTTTCTGGGCATCCAGTTTGGTTTTGCATTGCAGAACGGTAATGCCAGCCGCATCCTTCAAAAATTTGGTGCCGATGTGGAGCATTTATCCTGGTTTTGGCTGGCTGCGCCGATAACAGGGATGATCGTTCAGCCCATTATTGGCCATTATAGTGACCGTACCTGGAACCGTTTGGGCCGTCGCCGGCCATATTTTTTAACCGGTGCTATTTTATCGGCTATCGCTTTGTTTCTGATGCCTAACTCGGCCGCTATTGCCTCAATCGCCCCTCCTATTTTGGTTGGTGCAGGTATGCTAATGATTATGGATGCCTCGTTTAATGTGGCCATGGAACCCTTCCGTGCTTTGGTTGCCGATAACTTGCCCGATAGCCAGCGGAGTATCGGTTTCTCGGTACAAACCTGTTTAATTGGTTTAGGTGCTGTGGTAGGCTCTTGTCTGCCTTATATTTTCACGCATTGGTTCCATGTTCAATCTACCGCTCCAGCCGGGCAGGTTGAGGATAACGTTAAATATTCTTTCTATCTCGGCGGAACTATCCTGCTGCTTACCGTACTATGGACTATCATCCGCACCAAAGAATACTCTCCTGAAGAATATGCCAAATTTCACCCGGCAGAAGAAGCAGAAGAAAAACCCAAAAGCGGCATAGCAGAAATTTTAGGCGACCTGAAACGCATGCCCAAAACCATGAAGCAATTGGGTCTGGTGCAGTTTTTCTCCTGGTTCGCGCTTTTCTCAATGTGGGTATTTACCACCCCGGCCATTGCGGCACACATTTACCACGTACCTGCGGGCGATACCTCATCGGCAAAATATAGCGAAGCCGGTAACTGGGTGGGTATTTTGTTTGGTGTTTATAATGGCGTATCGGCCATTTATGCTTTAATATTGCCTTCATTAGCTAAAGCTACCAGCCGTAAACAGGCGCACGCTTTCTCCTTAGTTCTTGGTGGAATCAGCTTATTATCAATATTTTTCATTGCAGACCCGATGTGGTTAATTCTTCCCATGGTAGGTATCGGTTTGGCCTGGGGTAGTATATTGGCTATGCCTTACGCCATCCTGTCGAGCTCTATCCCGGCTAAGAAAATGGGGGTTTATATGGGAATTTTTAACTTCTTTATCACCTTCCCTCAAATTGTTAACGGATTTTTCGGCGGGCCTATCGTAAAATATTTTTATGGTGGCCAGGCGATATATGCAATCGTTTTAGCAGGCATTTTTATGCTTTGCGCGGCTCTCTCTGTATTGTTTGTACAGGATAGCAAGGATATCAGTGTTAAGAAAGCATTAGCAGACCGTTAGATTGACATTTGTTGGCTTAATTGTTGGTAAATATCAATATATTGGCTTCTTTAAGCTGAGACACTATTGATCACCAAGAAATAAGGTTCATGGACGAAAATATACTTGATCCCGACGATTTATTAGGGAGTAAAATTATAGGAGAAGAGGAAGACGATGAATTTCATCACCTTAACAATCCTGTGCTCGGGTTAAAGCCCATTGTTAAAAAATATTTAGGCATCGTTACCGATGTTAAAGCAGCCGGTAATAAATTCTTCTTTACCGACAGCGAAGCCCGGGTTGAAATTACGGTTGTAAGCGATGAAATTATACGGGTCAGGTTAGCGCCACACGGTGTTTTTCTCGAAGAGTTCTCTTACGCAGTACCTAAACACGAGCAAAAAGCCACTGTTTTTTCGCTGCATGAAGATGAATCGGAATACCGCGTATCAACCAGTACAGTAAATTGCCACATCCGTAAAATAGATTTTCATATCTCTTTTTCTGATACTCAAAACCACGTTACCAACCAGGATGCAGTACCAATGCACTGGGAAGAAAATACGCAGTTTGGTGGCTATTACGTATTCGGCACAAAAGTTTGCCACCCCGATGAAGCATTTTACGGCCTGGGCGATAAAGCATCAGACCTTAACCTTCGCGGCCGCAGGTTTAAAAACTGGAATACCGATGCCTACTCTTTCGGCTGGAACCAGGATCCGCTTTACCGTAGTATCCCTTTCTACATAAGTTTAAACGAAGGTATCGCTCACGGTATTTTCTTTGATAATACATTTAAAGCCACATTTGATTTTGGGTCGGAAGACCGTAACAAAACCAGTTTCTGGGCAGATGGCGGCGAATTGCAATATTACTACATCCACGGCCCGCACATGATGGACGTGGTAAAACGTTATCATCTTTTAACCGGCACCCACCCTATGCCGCCGCTTTGGGCGCTGGGTTACCACCAATGTCGCTGGAGCTATTATCCCGAGAGTAAGGTGATGTCTGTTGCCAAAGGTTTCCGCGCCAACCAGATCCCTTGCGATGGTATCTACCTCGATATTGATTACATGGATGGTTACCGTTGCTTTACCTGGAACCGCAAATATTTCCCTGATCCTAAAAAAAT
Coding sequences within:
- a CDS encoding alpha-amylase family glycosyl hydrolase; translation: MKRRNFLILAALLPAVIAVAQPKANHSKTKKSMQSDPNHKLVIYQLLPRLFGNAKTVNKFYGSIEENGVGKFNDITDAGLQELKKMGFTHVWYTGVIEHATMTDYSAYGIHPDDPDVVKGRAGSPYAVKDYYDVDPDLAVDVKNRMAEYEALIKRTHTNGMQVLMDFIPNHVARTYHSDVMPAGVRNFGEDDDKTKSFDPKNDFYYIPGQPFKVPGGYNPGGDDFHSSLKDGHFDENPAKATGNDAFTASPSIDDWFETLKLNYGVDYANNRTGHFDPIPPVWQKMYDILNFWSNKGIDGFRCDMVEMVPVEFWAWVIPKLKETHPNLIFIGEAYNKNEYGHYLFKGHFDYLYDKVGLYDAIKRLVRNEGNATTWDINAVWNHDCKGMDAHMIRFMENHDEQRIASNDFAGNPWLAVPGMIVTATLNTGPVMIYFGQEVGEPATTAEGFSGADGRSSIFDYWGVPEHQKWLNNGKFDGGQLSEDQKNLRNFYSKLLNTVKDNEALSSGKFYELMIANEHNTGFNTRVYMYLRYTDKQKVLVISNFNRNEQHLNVKLPADLLQQLHVSGAVNFTDLLNGTSYRANDINNGLDITLPASSGVMLKF
- a CDS encoding MFS transporter, giving the protein MSKPAIAQKPKLSFWQIWNMSFGFLGIQFGFALQNGNASRILQKFGADVEHLSWFWLAAPITGMIVQPIIGHYSDRTWNRLGRRRPYFLTGAILSAIALFLMPNSAAIASIAPPILVGAGMLMIMDASFNVAMEPFRALVADNLPDSQRSIGFSVQTCLIGLGAVVGSCLPYIFTHWFHVQSTAPAGQVEDNVKYSFYLGGTILLLTVLWTIIRTKEYSPEEYAKFHPAEEAEEKPKSGIAEILGDLKRMPKTMKQLGLVQFFSWFALFSMWVFTTPAIAAHIYHVPAGDTSSAKYSEAGNWVGILFGVYNGVSAIYALILPSLAKATSRKQAHAFSLVLGGISLLSIFFIADPMWLILPMVGIGLAWGSILAMPYAILSSSIPAKKMGVYMGIFNFFITFPQIVNGFFGGPIVKYFYGGQAIYAIVLAGIFMLCAALSVLFVQDSKDISVKKALADR